The following are from one region of the Pristiophorus japonicus isolate sPriJap1 chromosome 24, sPriJap1.hap1, whole genome shotgun sequence genome:
- the LOC139237771 gene encoding adhesion G protein-coupled receptor E3-like: MSRVGHLHHNEQLAILTVNHHNFLLCGRAVVAFISYNKMDSLQNGDFIENKSARPYQLTSGIVSATIGNWKNHELSERINLTLKHKKVFPIADGRPVCVYWSRTSGASYWSPEGCDVIKSNKTHTVCGCHHLSSFAILLATFEVTDDVDQPLNVITFVGIITSLVCLGLAIATFLFCTQVASHNTTIHINLCITLFLAELLFLIGINRTSNKVACGIIAGCLHYLFLAAFAWMCVEGIHLHLMVRNLQRISDSWGRRVMRWFMYPFGYGVPAAIVTVSAATYPAGYGSHCWLTIKHGFIWSFIGPVCAMILFNTVLFAVTLWILRAQLTRLNTEVSKIKDMRMLTLKAIAQVFILGCTWILGLFHFQDSTVTMAYLFTIVNSFQGTFIFIILCVLNRQVRDGYRACFNRMCLVRKKPSFADSGSTSVPMTTTSS; the protein is encoded by the exons ATGAGCCGAGTCGGTCACCtgcatcacaatgaacaattagctATTCTTACTGTCAACCACCACAACTTCCTCTTGTGTG GACGTGCTGTTGTTGCGTTCATCTCGTACAACAAAATGGATTCCCTTCAGAACGGGGATTTCATTGAGAACAAAAGTGCAAGGCCGTATCAGCTGACCTCAGGAATAGTTTCGGCCACAATCGGAAACTGGAAGAACCATGAGCTCAGCGAGAGAATCAATCTCACCCTGAAACATAAAAAGGTTT TTCCGATCGCTGATGGGCGTCCCGTGTGTGTTTATTGGAGCCGCACAAGCGGTGCAAGTTACTGGTCCCCCGAGGGATGTGACGTGATCAAGTCCAACAAAACGCACACCGTCTGTGGCTGCCACCACTTGTCCAGTTTTGCCATTCTCTTGGCAACTTTTGAGGTAACA GATGATGTGGATCAACCCCTCAATGTGATAACGTTTGTCGGCATCATCACGTCGCTGGTGTGCTTGGGACTCGCTATCGCCACCTTCCTGTTCTGCACCCAAGTTGCCAGCCACAACACCACCATCCATATCAACCTGTGCATCACACTGTTCCTGGCCGAGCTACTCTTCCTGATCGGAATTAACAGAACCAGCAATAAG GTTGCGTGTGGGATCATCGCGGGTTGCTTGCACTACCTGTTTCTCGCCGCCTTTGCTTGGATGTGCGTGGAAGGAATTCACCTTCACCTCATGGTCCGAAACCTCCAGAGAATCAGCGACTCCTGGGGCCGCAGGGTGATGCGATGGTTCATGTATCCGTTTGGGTACGGAGTGCCCGCCGCCATCGTGACCGTATCCGCGGCAACGTACCCCGCTGGTTACGGATCGCA CTGCTGGCTGACGATCAAGCATGGATTTATCTGGAGTTTCATTGGCCCAGTCTGCGCAATGATTCTG TTCAATACGGTCCTGTTCGCTGTGACGCTCTGGATACTGAGGGCACAGCTCACCCGCCTGAACACCGAAGTCTCAAAAATTAAGGACATGAG GATGCTGACACTTAAAGCCATCGCACAAGTGTTCATCCTGGGCTGTACCTGGATCCTCGGCTTGTTCCACTTTCAGGATTCAACCGTGACAATGGCCTATTTGTTCACCATCGTCAACAGTTTCCAGGGAACTTTTATCTTCATCATCCTCTGTGTGTTAAATCGGCAG GTGAGAGATGGATACCGGGCCTGCTTCAATAGAATGTGCCTGGTCAGGAAGAAACCAAGCTTCGCGGATTCTGGGTCCACCAGTGTGCCAATGACCACTACCTCA